AAGCCTACAAGCTTAGCAGGGCTAAACTCAAGCATTTTAAACATATAGTATCCATTATTACACCCTACATCAGCGACTATTTTATCCTTGATTTCGTGCATAAAGGGTTTTAGAAGATTAAATTTCACAAAGCTTTGCCACTCTGCGTCGATAAATAACTCATTGATCTTAAAAGGACCCTTCCTCCAAGGCTTAAGATCAAGCACTAGCTCTTTGATCTTTTCATCTAAGTTTTTATCGCAATTTATATTTATGCAGTCTAAAAGCTCATAAGAGCTTGTAAAATCAAGATCTTGCAAGGCTTTAATCTTTTCAAATTCTTTACTTTGCAAAAATTTATCTTTCAAATTTGACATTTTGATACTTTATCTTAAAACTAAGAGCAAAGTGTAGCTTAAAAAACTTTTTAAAGTGCTTAATGATTTAAAATAAAAAGTATTTTTAAAATTTGCTTTAAATTTCATAGTTTTAATGACAAATGTAGATTTTATTAGCTTTAAATGGCTTTCGCATGAGACTTCAGCCCTGATAACAGGGCTTTAAGCTTTTTTGTCCTTGCTTTTGCAAAGATGAGCTAAAAAACACTGCTCGCATAAAGGATTTTTAGCCTTACAGGTGTAGCGTCCAAAAAGCACCATGGCTTGATGAAGATAGTTAAGATTGTCCTTAAAAATGCGTGTAAGATCTTCTTCTGTGGCTTCAGGCGTTTTTGCCTTGCTAAGATCAAGGCGGTGAGCGACACGAAAAACATGTGTATCAACAGCCATGAAATTTGCCCCACACCATTCTATCAAAACAACATGAGCTGTTTTTTGTCCCACTCCGGCTAAGGATTTTAGATCCTTTTCATTTAGCGGAATTTCGCCCCCAAAGTCCTCACAAACTGCCTTAGCCATTTTGATGAGATTTGTGGCTTTGTTATTAAAAAAAGAACAGCTTTGAATATAGCTTTTAAGGGAATTTAGCCTTGCATTTGCTAGATCTTTTATACTTGGATAGGCTTTGAAAAGCTCAGGCGTGATCAAATTTACTCTTTTATCGGTGCATTGTGCTGATAACATTACGCAAACTATGAGTTCATAGAGGTTTGAAAACTTAAGCTCAGTAACGGGCTTGTCAAAATGGCTTAAAAATAAGTGTTTAATTTCTAAATTTCTTTTCATTTTTTTATTTTAGTTAATTAGCCTTAACGAAACTTCGTTATAATTTGCCAAATTTATCAATATAAAAGGAAAAATGATGAAAAAAATGTCTTTAGTTCTTGCTGGTTTATTGAGTGCAGTAAGCTTAAATGCAGCTGTTGTTGCAACGATGAATGGTAAAAATGTTACAGATACTGAGATCAGCGAAGCTTTTGCTCCTGTTTTGCGTGGTCAAAACTTTAAAGATCTTACAGCTGATCAAAAACAAGAGCTTATTTTAAGATATATGGGAGCAAAGCTTATAGCAGAAGATGCTAAAAAACAAAATTTAGAAAAAGATCCTTTATATGCTAAAGCTTTGGAAAATGCTAAAGAACAAATTTTAATGCAAATTTATCAAGAAAAGATTTTTAATTCTATAAAAGTTGATGAGTCGAAAATTAAGGCTTTTTATGAACAAAATAAAGCTAAATTTATTCGTCCTGCAGGAGTAAAGGCAAGACATATTTTAGTAAAAACTGAAAAAGAAGCAAGAGATGTGATCGCTGAGCTTAAAGGCTTAAAAGGTAATGCTTTAACTGAAAAATTCGCTCAACTTGCAGCAGCTAAGTCAATCGATGGATCAGCCAGACAGGGTGGCGATCTTGGTTGGTTTGGCACAGAAGATATGGTAAAGCCTTTTAGTGATGCAGCTTTTTCTCTAAAAAATGGAACAATCACTCAAAATCCTATAAAAACAGAATTTGGTTATCATGTTATCCTTAAAGAAGATTCGCAAGCTAAAAAACAACTAAGCTACAATGATGTAAAAGCTGATCTTATCAATCAAGCTAAGGCTCAAGAAGCTGGTGCAAAACTAAATGAAAAAGTTCAAGAACTTCTTAAAAATGCAAAAGTTGAGATAAAATAATGGGCGTTTTAAGCATAGTAAAAGCAGGCGTAGTAAGCGGTGAAGAGCTAAATAAGCTCTACGCTTATGCCAAAAGCGAAGGCTTTGCGATACCTGCTGTGAATGTGGTCGGTACAAATTCTATCAATGCGGTTTTAGAAAGTGCTAAAAAGGTTAATTCGCCTGTTATCATTCAGTTTTCAAATGGTGGGGCGAAATTTTATGCAGGGAAAAACTGTGAAAATGCTGAAGTTTTAGGAGCGATAAGCGGTGCAAAGCATGTGCATACTTTGGCTAAGGCTTATAATGTGCCTGTGATTTTACATACCGATCATGCCGCAAGAAAGCTTTTGCCTTGGATCGATGCTTTGATCTTAGCAAATGCTGAGCATAAAAAGATAAGCGGACAAGCCCTTTTTAGCTCTCACATGCTTGATCTTAGTGAGGAAAGCTTGGAAGAAAATTTAAGCACTTGCGAAATTTATCTTAAAAAGCTTAGCGAACTTGGGATTTGTCTTGAGCTTGAGCTTGGTTGCACGGGTGGTGAAGAAGATGGCGTGGATAATACAAGCATTGACAATGCCAAACTTTACACTCAGCCTGAAGATGTAGCCCTTGCTTATGAAAGATTGATGAAAATCAGTGATAAATTTTCAGTTGCCGCAAGTTTTGGAAATGTGCATGGTGTTTATAAGCCCGGAAATGTGAGCTTGCAGCCTGAAATTCTTAAAAATTCACAAAAATTTGTTAAAGATAAATTTAAGCTTAATGATGAAAAACCTATAAATTTTGTTTTTCATGGTGGAAGCGGAAGCGAGCTAAAAGATATCAAAGATGCTGTGAGTTATGGCGTCATTAAAATGAATATCGACACAGACACGCAATGGGCATTTTGGGACGGCGTTCGTGGCTATGAAGCTAAAAATAAGGCTTATTTACAAGGACAAATTGGCAATCCTGAGGGCGATGACAAGCCAAATAAAAAATACTATGATCCTCGTGTGTGGCTTAGAGCAGGCGAAGAAAGCATGATAAAAAGACTTGAGATCGCTTTTGAGAATTTAAACTGCGTGGGAAGAAATTAAATATTTTATAGGATAAAAAATGCAAAATGAAAATAAAGAAATTGCTGAATTGATTTTACCTGAAATCAAGGAACGCAAGGGCTTTTTAGTTTATGTAAAAATCGTTTTTATCCCTATACTTTTATATATTTTTGTATTACTTGGATATTTGGGGCAACTTGATTTAAGGGTTGAAAGTCATACTCTTTTTATGATGGGGATCATACTTTTCATCGCTTTAATTTTTGCAAGACATAATGCAGAATATGCCTCAAATATCTTCGAACAACAAAAAAATGAATTTAAGCAAGCTCTTAAAAAATATATTATGAAAAACTTTCTTACTATAGGCAATGAAACAAAATGTAATGCAAGTTTTGATGAGTTTGCTTATAGTTATATCAAGGGTGCAAGAAATGAGAATTTTGCCTCCATAGCTACAAGTATCTTTCCAATGCTTGGAATTTTAGGAACTTTTGTGAGTATTGCTATTTCTATGCCTGATTTTAGTTCTAATGATAGTCTTATGCTAGAACAAGAAATTTCACAGCTTTTAGGTGGTGTGGCAACAGCTTTTTATGTTTCTATTTATGGGATATTCTTAGCTTTATGGTGGATGTTTTTTGAAAAATTTGGCAAGAGCAAAATTCAAAGATTGATAACAAGACAAAAAATTTCAACAAGTGGCTTTTTTTGGACTAAGGAAGAGATGGATCATAAATACTTATCCTTAAGCTTGAAGCATTTTGAAAAAATCGGTGTGATTTTTGATCAGGTAAGTAATGAGGATTTTTTCAAAGAGCTTGATTATAGTATAGAGCGTAAATTTGGACTTTTTCAAGAAATGCTTAGTGTTGAAGAAAAATCAATAAAACTTAGTAGCGAGCATATCAAGCAGACTATGAGCGAACTAACTAGAGCTCATAGGACTCAAAAAGATTTAAGCAAGGTTTATCTTGAAATGACTAATGCCATAGGTTTGCTTAATCAAAATCTAAGAGATATAAGCACGAGAATGAGCGAACAATACAACCGCTTGCTTGATGTAAGTAACGAAAAAACCCAGCATCTTGACAGAACCCTAAGTAGTCTTGATGAGCGTATAGATGTCTTTAAGCGAAGTTTTGAGCATTATCAAAATTCTATGCTTGAAAATCAAGAAAAAGTCTTTATTGGTTTTAAAAATAGTCTTTTGCAAGGCATGAGAGAATTTAAAGATGTTTATGAAGAAGAACGCAATATTGATGACAAAATAGCGATGATGAGTCAAATGAAAGCTGAAATTCAAGAAATAGATCAAGAAGCAAGTGGGGTTATCGCTAAACTTTCAAAAGAGGATAATTCTTTAGCGAAAAATGAAATATAAAAATAATCCAGAAAAAAACGATAATTTTTACATTGTTTATGCTGACTTGATGGCTGGGCTTTTGTTTGTTTTTTTGCTTATCATTGGTGCTGTCGTGATCAAATACACTTTTGCTCAAGATGATCTTAAGCAAAGTAAAGAAAGCCTTGCTAGACAAAGTAAGAGTCTAGAGGAAAGCAAACAAGAGCTTAGAGATAAAGAAAAGATACTTTATGAACTAGGTTTAAGATTGAGTGCTACTTCTAATGAGCTTTTGAGTATGAATGAGCAAAAGAAAATGCTTGAAGCTAATGTAAGTTCTTATCAAGAACTTAGTAAAAATTTAAGTCAAAATTTAGATGATAGAGATAAACAAATGCTCATTTTACTTGCACAATTAAGTGCAAAAGAAGAAGAAGTGGATATCTTGAATCAAAAATATGAAAATATCAGGATCAAGATCGAAAATTTAGAGTCTTTACGATCAAGAATGATTGAGCAATTAAAACTAAATCTTGAAGCAAATGTAAGCATAGATTCTAGAACAGGGGCGATTTCTTTGCCGTCTGAAGTGCTTTTTGATAGAGGCTCTTTTGTTTTAAAAGAGGAAGCAAAAGAAAATTTAAGACAGATTTTAAATCAATACCTAAGTGCGATTTTAAATAATAATGAAATTTTATCAAATATAGAAAATATCACTATTGAAGGGCATACAGATTCAGATGGTTCTTATATGTATAATTTGGATTTGTCCCAAAAAAGAGCCTATGAGGTGATGAGTTTTATCTATTCTTTTTATAAAGATCCAAAACTTCAAAAATATTTGCTTGCAAGTGGGAGAAGTTTCTCAGATCCTATTTTAATCGGCGGAAAAGAAAATAAAGAAAGAAGTCGTCGCATAGAGATCAAATTTAATATCTCAAATGAGGCAACGATCAAAGAAGCCTTGCAATTATTTAATGAAAATAAGTAAGATAGATCCCTTTTGTCTTCTTGGCTTTGATTTTTTTGTTAAAAGAGATGATTTAATCAGCGAGCAAATTAACGGCAACAAAGCACGCAAGCTTGCCTTTTATCTTAAACAAAACTATCCTTCAAATCAGCGTTTTATAAGCTTTGGAGGTTCTCAAAGTAATGCTTTGGTTGCTCTAAGTGCTTTTACTTTTCAAAGAGCTTATAAGCTTATTTTTGTTTGTGAAAAAATTTCATCTTTTTTAAAGCAAAATCCGTGTGCAAACTACGCACAAGCTCTTAAAAATAAGGCTTGGATCTTAGAAAATTTAGACTTTGAAAGCTCTAAACAAATGGCTTTAAATTTATGTAAAAAAGGAGACATTTTTATCCCTCAAGGTTTTGCTTGTAAGGAAGCCGAGCTTGGATACAAGGAGCTTGCAAATGAAATTTTATCTCAAGAAAAGGCTTTAGGGCTTAAATTTGACATTTTTTTACCCTCAGGCACAGGAACTTCAGCACTTTTTCTAGCAAAAAATTTAAGAAATCATCAAATTTATACTTGTGCTTGCGTGGGCGATGAGGAGTATTTGAGGACACAAATAAAAGAACTTGATCCGCAATTTGATTTTTCAAATTTGTGTATTTTAAATTTGCCCAAAAAATTTCACTTTGCTAAGCCTTATAAAGAGCTTTTTGAAATTTATAAAGAAGCTAAAAATGCGGGGCTTGAGTTTGATTTGCTTTATGATAGTGTGGGCTTGCTTTGCGTTTTGGCTCATCAAAAAGGCTTTAAAAAGCCTCTTTTATACATACATCAAGGCGGAGTAGCTGGCAATGAAAGCATGCTTCAAAGATATAAATTTGAAAAAAATTTGTTATAATGTTTCAATCTATTTTAAAGGATTTTTATGCGTAAGGTATTGATTTTTGGGTGTTTTATAATTCTTTTTTTTACAGCTTGTGAAAAAAGAGAAAATACCAAGCTAGATGAAAAAGAAGTAGGGCAGGAACAAAATATAAGCCAAAATGAAGAGCAAGAAAGAGGGCATACTTTTAATTATTTGAAATTTCAAAGCAAGGATAATATCTACATTAGTTTACAAGGTGGTTGTAAGGAGCTTGAAGAGATTAAAGCTCTGCCTAGCAATGCTCATATTTTATGTCCTAAGTTAAGCCTTGAAATGCTAGATGATAATAAAAATCCAAGATATAAAAAGCTCAGCGGTGCAAAGGTTTTTTTAGATGAGGATAAAAAACATGTATTTGAGTTTGAGGATAAGGATTTTATTTATACCTTAAATGTAAAACAAATCACAGCCCTACACAAAAAAAGTCAAACTGCACTTTCTCAAGATTTGGAGTTAAATGCTGATATTCAGATCGATGCTTTAACACAAGAAGAAAATAAAAATTTCACAGATGATATCTTTTATTTTAGCCAAGATGATGAAAATTTTGCTTATTATGATGATAGCTCTAAGCTGAGTTTTAAGCCTATTAAATTTAGTCAGACCTATGTTTTAACTCCTGAATTATTTGAATTTTATGAAAATGATGATAAAAAGTGGTTTAGTCGTTTTTATCAATATGCATTTGATGAACATGATGGAGTATATTCAGATTATAACATGTTTTTAAAACGGAATGAGGAAGGCTTTAGCTGGTGTATTCAAGATACCAAAGATCAAGGTTGTTTTTTTATCCAAAGGATTAAAGAGCTTGAAAATGGACTTGTGTTTGAGTTTGCTGATTCTTACTTAGGGCAATTTAATGGAGGCTTTTTGGTAGAATCCTTTTTAGATGAGGATAAAAGTGTGATTTATAGCTGGAAGTTTTATTTTCAAGATATTTTGGGGATATATTTTAATGATGAT
This genomic interval from Campylobacter sp. MIT 99-7217 contains the following:
- the fbaA gene encoding class II fructose-bisphosphate aldolase; the encoded protein is MGVLSIVKAGVVSGEELNKLYAYAKSEGFAIPAVNVVGTNSINAVLESAKKVNSPVIIQFSNGGAKFYAGKNCENAEVLGAISGAKHVHTLAKAYNVPVILHTDHAARKLLPWIDALILANAEHKKISGQALFSSHMLDLSEESLEENLSTCEIYLKKLSELGICLELELGCTGGEEDGVDNTSIDNAKLYTQPEDVALAYERLMKISDKFSVAASFGNVHGVYKPGNVSLQPEILKNSQKFVKDKFKLNDEKPINFVFHGGSGSELKDIKDAVSYGVIKMNIDTDTQWAFWDGVRGYEAKNKAYLQGQIGNPEGDDKPNKKYYDPRVWLRAGEESMIKRLEIAFENLNCVGRN
- a CDS encoding 1-aminocyclopropane-1-carboxylate deaminase/D-cysteine desulfhydrase codes for the protein MKISKIDPFCLLGFDFFVKRDDLISEQINGNKARKLAFYLKQNYPSNQRFISFGGSQSNALVALSAFTFQRAYKLIFVCEKISSFLKQNPCANYAQALKNKAWILENLDFESSKQMALNLCKKGDIFIPQGFACKEAELGYKELANEILSQEKALGLKFDIFLPSGTGTSALFLAKNLRNHQIYTCACVGDEEYLRTQIKELDPQFDFSNLCILNLPKKFHFAKPYKELFEIYKEAKNAGLEFDLLYDSVGLLCVLAHQKGFKKPLLYIHQGGVAGNESMLQRYKFEKNLL
- the nth gene encoding endonuclease III yields the protein MKRNLEIKHLFLSHFDKPVTELKFSNLYELIVCVMLSAQCTDKRVNLITPELFKAYPSIKDLANARLNSLKSYIQSCSFFNNKATNLIKMAKAVCEDFGGEIPLNEKDLKSLAGVGQKTAHVVLIEWCGANFMAVDTHVFRVAHRLDLSKAKTPEATEEDLTRIFKDNLNYLHQAMVLFGRYTCKAKNPLCEQCFLAHLCKSKDKKA
- a CDS encoding peptidylprolyl isomerase; amino-acid sequence: MKKMSLVLAGLLSAVSLNAAVVATMNGKNVTDTEISEAFAPVLRGQNFKDLTADQKQELILRYMGAKLIAEDAKKQNLEKDPLYAKALENAKEQILMQIYQEKIFNSIKVDESKIKAFYEQNKAKFIRPAGVKARHILVKTEKEARDVIAELKGLKGNALTEKFAQLAAAKSIDGSARQGGDLGWFGTEDMVKPFSDAAFSLKNGTITQNPIKTEFGYHVILKEDSQAKKQLSYNDVKADLINQAKAQEAGAKLNEKVQELLKNAKVEIK
- a CDS encoding MotA/TolQ/ExbB proton channel family protein; the protein is MQNENKEIAELILPEIKERKGFLVYVKIVFIPILLYIFVLLGYLGQLDLRVESHTLFMMGIILFIALIFARHNAEYASNIFEQQKNEFKQALKKYIMKNFLTIGNETKCNASFDEFAYSYIKGARNENFASIATSIFPMLGILGTFVSIAISMPDFSSNDSLMLEQEISQLLGGVATAFYVSIYGIFLALWWMFFEKFGKSKIQRLITRQKISTSGFFWTKEEMDHKYLSLSLKHFEKIGVIFDQVSNEDFFKELDYSIERKFGLFQEMLSVEEKSIKLSSEHIKQTMSELTRAHRTQKDLSKVYLEMTNAIGLLNQNLRDISTRMSEQYNRLLDVSNEKTQHLDRTLSSLDERIDVFKRSFEHYQNSMLENQEKVFIGFKNSLLQGMREFKDVYEEERNIDDKIAMMSQMKAEIQEIDQEASGVIAKLSKEDNSLAKNEI
- a CDS encoding OmpA family protein — its product is MKYKNNPEKNDNFYIVYADLMAGLLFVFLLIIGAVVIKYTFAQDDLKQSKESLARQSKSLEESKQELRDKEKILYELGLRLSATSNELLSMNEQKKMLEANVSSYQELSKNLSQNLDDRDKQMLILLAQLSAKEEEVDILNQKYENIRIKIENLESLRSRMIEQLKLNLEANVSIDSRTGAISLPSEVLFDRGSFVLKEEAKENLRQILNQYLSAILNNNEILSNIENITIEGHTDSDGSYMYNLDLSQKRAYEVMSFIYSFYKDPKLQKYLLASGRSFSDPILIGGKENKERSRRIEIKFNISNEATIKEALQLFNENK